AATTAATCTAGAATCAGAATATTTTACACAAGCGCTCTTAACTAGTCAAAATTATCCCGTTCAATCTAAACAATGGCAGATTTACTTACAATTTTTAGCATTTTTGGCTGTTAATGAATGGTTAGAAAAACGCGAACCTACTTTTTCTATTAATCAAGCTGAATTTTTAGCTTGGCAATCTCAATATACTTATGTGAATGACACTGCATTCAATGTATCTCTCGGAAATTTTAAAGTTTGTATAATTCCTGTCATTAGCATCAGTCAGGAAGAAGTCACTGTATGCGAAGAAGTAGTTGTACCGAGAGCAATGATAGATTTACCGGAATTTAATAGTCATTTTTATATAGTCATTGGTATTGAAGAAGAAATAGAAGTAGCTACTATTAAAGGCTTTTTACGGTACGACGAACTCGTCGAGTATAAACCGGAATTACAGCCAGAATTAGATTGGAATTATCACTTACCTTTAACTTGGTTTCATAATGATTGCCATGAGTTATTACTTGATTTACAATGTCTATCACCCACAGCAATTACTTTACCAGAAATTCCGAGCGATCGCCAAAATATTTTAGCCACAATTCAGTCAGAACTACTAAACTTATTACCCCAATTACATCATCGTCCTTTGTGGCAAGTTTTAACTTGGGAACAGGGAATAGCATTACTCACAACACCAGATTTACTCAATTGGCTTTATCAGTCTCTGCAAGAAAATACACCAGCTTCAACTAAGCATTTATCAGACCTACTACAGATTTTGACACAGCAAGCAGTGAATGTGAGGGCTTGGTTAAACAATCAAATAGATGAAGTTATCCAAGGATTAACCTGGCAAGTCTTAGCGCCTCCATCTCCATTACTAGCAACAACCCAAACCCCTGAACAGGAATTAGATAACATCCTCACAAACATTCAAAGCGCCTATGAAATCAATATTCCAGAATTTGCAGGTCGTGCTTACAGAGAGTTCAGCCTAGAAAATAGATTACGATTGTATGCAGTCACGTGGCAACTACCAGAAGAAAACCAAAGTTGGAGCTTATTACTAATATTAAAAACTGTTTCTAGTAATCAACCAACCTCTACATTTACATTACGAGTGAGTGACCAAACCAGCATTTTGGCAGAAGAACAACTACAACCATCACAGCAGCAACAATATATATTCACCCTCCTAGAAGGCAGTTACCACGATAAATTCTTAGCCAAAATAATATCATCCAACGGGCAAATACAAACATTACCTCCCTTAGAATTTTCCAGAAAATAAAATCCACCTCCATAATGAAGCGAACAACCTTTCACCTCCATGTAACAAAAATCAAAACAGTCTGCCAATTTGAACTACAAACTCAAGGACAGAAAATTACTGAACAAATTGATTATCCTGCATCCTTAACCAAAAGTTACGAAGATTGGCAGAAAGCCTATTTAAATTACTATAGACACCTGCGAGACAAAAAAACCCTCAATCATCTGCAAAGACAAGAATTAACTGATGCACATCTGCGAGGCTGGAAAGCCATCAATAAAAACTTGCGAGGTAAAAAACTGATCAGTGGAGGAGGAAACACACCTGTTGACTACAACAGACAACTTAGAGATACAGAAACTCAATTGTTGCATGAATTTCAGCGTTGGTTGCTAAGTCCTGACTTAGTAAATATTCGTTCTGAAATTGCCAACGCGGCGAGAAAACTGTCAAATGAAAATCAGTCCGTTGAAGTCTTCTTAACTTGTACCCCCGTAGAACTAGCAAGATTACCTTGGGAAACTTGGCAAATTGGTACAGATTTAGGCATACCAGAAAAAATACACATTTACCGCACTCCAGCTACAATTCGCAATCAACCCGTGCATTATGTGCATCGCAAAATCAGAATTTTAGCTATTATTGGATATGACACCCACTTAAATTTTGAAACCGACAAACAAGAAGTTGAATCACTTAAGTCAATTGCAGAGGTAAAATTTGTTGGCTGGAATACAGAAGCAACAAAAGTTTTGAATCAGGCTAATGCAATAGAATTGAAAACTCAGATATTCCATGCAATTAATGATCAACGCGGTTGGGATGTATTGTTTTTTGCCGGACACAGTAATGAAACTATCTTAACTGGTGGAGAATTAGGTATTGCACCAAATGTATCTCTAGCAATTCAAGATATTCAAGAGGCGCTAAAAAAAGCTCAACAACGAGGACTTCAGTTTGCTATTTTCAACTCTTGTAGTGGCATAAATATAGCCGAATCATTAATTAACTTGGGTTTAAGTCAAGTAATAGTGATGCGGGAACCAATTCACAATCAAGTAGCAAGAAAATTTTTAATGCAGTTTCTCCATAGTTTAGCCGAATACAAAGATGTCTATGAAGCTTTGTTAGATGCTTGTCAATATCTTAAGCAACAAGTAACTCGTTTCTCCTTTCCTTCAGCTTACCTGATTCCCTCACTCTATCGCCATCCAGATGCGGAACTATTTCGCATTAAACCTTTCGGTTTTCGGAGTTTAATTAAAAGATGGTTTCCAACAAGGCAAGAAATCAAGTGGCTATCAGTATTATTATTTATCAGTTTATTACCGCCATTACAGGATTTTTTATTAGAACCAAGAATCCTACTTCAAGCCGTCTATCGTCAACTTTCATTTCAAGTACCTCAAAAAGTTGACGCTCCTATAGTATTATTACAAATTGATAATAAATCTTTAAAGCAAGATAACATTGAACAACGTTCCCCTTTAGATTACAGTTATTTAGCAAAGTTAATTCAGAAACTGTCTGAATCCAATGCTAAATTAATTGGTATCGATTATGTTTTAAATGAAACTGATATACAGCCTGAAAATACCCAAAAGCTGAGTCAAACTATCCGTGATGCTATTAATAAAAAAACTTGGTTTATCTTTGCTTATGACAATGATACAGACTTCAAAGAAGATAAAGCTAGTGAGCAAGTTGTTAGTTATAAATGGCGTATAGATGGAGATATTAGATTTTTACCTGGATATGTTGAACTGTTACCCAATAATTCAAATGTACTGCCTTTCTCTTATATCATATATTTAAGTTATTTACTAAATCAAAGCAATTCTCCTAATATACCACAACCTGACTTACAGAATTCAACACCTTTTCAAAACTCAATATGGGAATATCTAAATAATAATAATACTACATTTTGGCAGCGCGATCGCCTGTTGCCAATCACTCTATCTTCCCAAAAATTTTTGCAAGAATGGTTCCGTCCGATTCTTGACTTTTCTATTCCCCCAGACCGAGCATATAACAAAATCTCAGCCTGTGAATTACTCAATTCTTGCTCAACAAGCAAGATGAATCTTCTCAAGAATCTAGATCAACAAATTGTCATTCTTGCACCTGGTGGATACAGAGAAGCCGGAGTCACAAAACAGGGTGAAGATAATCAAAGCAAACCCTTAGCCATAGCTTTCTGGAACGGTTGGGGAAATGGTAAGTTTACAGGTGGTGAAGCTCATGCATATATGGTTCACCACTTACTAAAACAGCGGTTAGTGATACCAGTTCCAGATTTCTTAATGATTTTATTGGCTGCTCTCCTCGCAAAAAGTATTACAGTGATAGTACTGGGAAATCCTAGTTACCGCAAACGTCTGATTATAAATCTCTGGGTTGGAGTGGGTATTTATGTAATTATTTCCTTACAAGTTTATTTCTCAGCAGCAATTTTATTGCCTTGGTTTTTACCAACAGTAACTTTCTGGCATTATATTCGCTCAGCTTTAAGGAGAAACAGTAGTGGGTAAACTGAACTTATCAAAGTTAGCTTGGGGAAATATATTAATAATTACTCTTCTAACAGTACTGCCAACCCAAGCGACAATTAGACCTCGAAGTCAAAATTTATTAACAACAGAAATCAATCATCATTATTTAGCTTTTTCCTGGGGTAATATTTTCCAAACATTGCGCCGTCGAAAGGTTCCAGGGGGAGGAAAACCAGGAAATTCAGTTTGTACAATTGCACCCCAGAGACTTGTAGAGCCTAATTTACAAAGTAAGCACAATCCAGGGGAAATTCTGGATATTTGGAGCGTTAATCCTGTATTTATTTGGTACAGTAAACGCTCAAATATTAAACAAATTGAACTTTTGCAAGCCCAAACCAAAGAGGTTTTATGGAGTCAGGAAATTAAACCAGGACAGACCAGTATTATCTATAATGGTAAACCACTCCAACCTGGCGAGACATACTTATGGAAACTATATGTTCCTTTTGCGGTAGAACAAACACCCAAGTTTAAAATTTTGGAATTGGCAGAACGGAGTAAAATTACAAATGAATTGCAGCAATTAGTAGCACAATTAAAGAGTCAAAGAGCCAATGCAGAAAGTATAACACTGAAGAGAGCAAGCTACTTTGCAGAAAAAGGAATGTGGTCGGATGCGTTGCAAGAAATCTATGCAGTGCCAAATCCATCATTGCAATTAAAGCAGATTAAACAGGAAATTCCCTCTGCTGAATATTGTCAAGAATTAGACACAGCAAAAAAGGTTGTTGTGGGTAATTGACCGTATTTTTACATAACCTCCCTGATGTGGGAGATATATACAAGCAGGTTTGTCTTCCCTACTCAGTTTGGGCTGCTTTCACACTCATTGGTGAAGCTGAGTGATGAGGAAACCGAGTAAGTAAAGTAACTGTTGATTAATCACCAACAAATTTTAACAGCAATGCAACTCAAAAAAATTTTTATTCTAGCGATCGCTACTTTCATTACTACTTTTTTACACTCATCAATCAACTTCAAAGGACTGACTCCAGTAGAACAAGTACTGGCGCAAACTCCTGCTGACCGCAAAGCAGAAGCAGATAGGCTGTATCAGCAAGGTGATCAGCAGATTCAGATTGGTCAACCTAAAGCAGCACTACAATTCTTTCAACAAGCACTGGTTATCTATCAAAAAATTGGCGATCGCAATGGCGAAGCCTTGAGTCTCAATTATATTGCCATAGTTGAACGCGCACGAGGCGATTATACTCAAGCGCTAAACTTTTACAACCAAGCTTTAAATATTTTCCGAGAATTAGGCGATCGCTTGAATGAAGGAACTGCTCTCAATAATATTGGAAAAGTTTATGAAGGTTTGGGACAATATCCTCAAGCACTAGACTTTTATCAACAGGCTTTAGCTATTCGCAGACAAGTTGGTGATAAGTCTGGCGAAGCCTTTACCCTCAACGACCTTGGATTTATCAATACTAGTTTAGGACAGTATCCCCAAGCGCTAAATTTCTGGCAGCAATCTTTAGATATTTTTAGACAAATTGGCAACCAGAGACAAGAAGCATCAACCCTTAATAGCATTGGTTTTTATTACCGGACTATAGATCAGTATCCTAAAGCTATAGACTATTATCAACAAGCCTTCGTTATTTTTAAAAAACTTGGAATTCGTCGGGGTGAAGCAGCTTATTTCAACAACATTGGAGATTTTCACCGCTACCAAGGTGAGTATTCCCAGGCGCAAGAGTTATTTCAGCAAGCCCTAGCTATTTTTAAAGAAGTAGGCGATCGCACTGGTGAAGGGGTTGCTCTCAGCAACATTGGTAGAGTTTACAATCATCAGGATCAGTTTCCTCAAGCGCTGAAATTCTTTGGAGAAGCTTTAGCTATTTTTAAAGAAGTTGGTGACAAAGTAGGTGAAGCACGAACTCTTAGATATATCGGTAGTACGTTTTATCAATCTGGCAAGTTTGTGGAAGCAGAAAAAACTCTCCGAGATGGAATAGAACTTTTAGAATCTCTACGCCCAAGGTTAAGTGATGCTAATAAAATCTCAATTTTTGAAACACAAACTATCACTTATCAATTGCTACAAAAAGTTCTGATTGCCCAAAATAAAAATAATGAGGCATTAGAAATATCCGAACGCGGTCGCGCTAGGGCATTTGTTCAATTACTTCAATCTCGATTATCACCTAGTTTACAAAGTGATGAAAACATCCCAAAAGTAAAAACTGAAGGAATTCAAAAAAATGCCAAAGCTCAAAATGCAATTTTTGTTCAATATTCCATAATTACTGATGAATTTAAATTTGCAGGTACACAACAAAGTAAAGAATCAGAATTATATATTTGGGTAATCAAACCCACAGGTGAAGTTACCTTCCGTAAAGTAGATCTAAAACCCCTGTGGCAAAAACAAAATACCTCTTTGAAAGATTTAATTACCACTACTCGTACATCTCTGGGAATTGACGATAAAAGCCGTAATTTGTTTGACGTAAAAATTGTCAATCCTCAAGATGAAAAAATACAAAAACAAAGCTTAAAAACACTGCATAAACTTCTGATTCAACCCATTGCTAACCTCTTACCCACCGACCCAAATCAACGTGTTGTTTTTGTCCCTCAAGGTGACTTGTTCCTCGTTCCCTTTCCTGCACTACAAGACGAAAAAGACAAATATTTAATTGAAAAACATACTATCCTCACTTCCCCAGCGATTCAAGTATTAGAATTAACTCGTCAGCAACGAAATAAAGTCAAGCAAGCTTCTGTTTCTGAAGCTTTAGTCGTGGGTAATCCCACTATGCCCAACTTTGCAGCCAAAATTGACGAAAAACCGCAAAAATTAGCAACTCTACCAGGCGCAAAACGTGAAGCAGAAGCGATCGCACCCATCTTAAATACTAAAGCATTAACAGGCGATGCAGCCACCGAAACCGCCATCAAAGCCAAACTTCCCCAAGCCAAAATCATTCATTTAGCCACCCACGGCTTATTCGATGACTTCCAAGGCTTGCAAAGTGCGATCGCACTCGCACCCAGCAAGCAAGATGATGGTTTACTCACCGCTGAAGAAATTCTCAGTTTGAAACTGAATGCAGATTTAGTTGTTCTCAGTGCTTGTAACACAGGTAGAGGTCGGATTACTGGTGATGGCGTAATTGGGTTATCACGTTCATTATTTATCGCCGGAACTCCCAGCGTAATTGTTTCTCTGTGGTCTGTTCCCGATTCACCCACCGCCGAATTGATGACAGAATTTTATACCAATCTCAATCAAAATAAACTCGATAAAGCCCAAGCTTTACGCCAAGCCATGCTCAAAATCAAAGAACAATATCCCAATAAACCCCTAAATTGGGCAGCCTTCACACTCATTGGTGAAGCTGAGTAATGAGGACACAAGAAAAACAAGAAAGACACCAGATAAATCTAACAACTGACAACTGACAACTGACAACTAACAAATCTCATGATAAAACGCCGTCATTTCATACAATTTGCCTCCTCAACTTTTGCTGCTTTCGGTTTAAGCCAAATCGATGTCATCCAAAAAGGAAACCGCTACGCCCAAGTCTTATCACAAACCACGCCTCGCAAATTAGCGCTATTAGTAGGAATTAATAATTATCTCAAGAACGAAAGAGGTGATAACTTAAAAGGATGTGTTACCGATGTAGATTTACAGCAAGAACTTTTAATCCATCGCTTTGGTTTTGACCCCAAAAATATTCTGAGATTAACAAGTGACCCAGCCGACAAACAACCCACACGCAAAAATATTCTAGAAGCATTTGAAGAACATCTAATTAAGCAAGCCAAACCTGGTGATGTAGTAGTTTTCCATTTTTCTGGTCATGGTTCCCGACTATCAGACCCCGACCCCATCCAACAATGCAAAGATGATAAATATAACAGCACTTTAATACCTGCTGATGATGGTGAGAATGGTGTGACAAAAGACATCATGGGACGTACTTTATTTTTATTAATCTCTGCATTAAATACAGAAAATGTTACTGTAGTTTTAGACAGTTGTTTTTCTGGCGGTGGTACGCGAGGTAATTTGATAATCAGGAGTGCAAATGGTGATAATTTGCAACCATCCCCAGAAGAAATTGCTTATCAGCAACGCTGGATAAAACAGTTGAAACTTGACTCAGAACAACTTCTTAATCTTCGCTGTGCTAGTCAGCGCAAAGGAATAGCCTTTGCTGCTGCTAAAAACGAACAATTAGCAGCTGATGCTACTTTTGATGGCTTTTCTGCTGGCGCGTTTACTTACTTGATGACGCAATATCTTTGGCAGCAAACTGGTAGTGGTAGGAATATGATTTCTCAAATTACTTATAGCATAAAATCACTTTCTGGTCAAGAACCTTTAATAGATGGTGATGAAAGCAAACCAGTATATTTTATTAACAATAAAGTGCCGCCAACTGACGCAGTTATTATCAAAGGTGAAGGCAAACAAGCAACTTTATGGCTTGGTGGAGTAGACAAAGAAAGTTTAGAAACATTTACAAAAGGTGCTATTTTTACGATCATAAACAATCAGGGAAAAACCTCTGCAACAGTGAAGTTGGTATCTCCCCGTCGCGGCTTAATAGCACAAGCAGAACTTGCAGACAACAGAGGAATAAATTCTCTCAAGCCAGGAATGCTGTTACAAGAATCTACTCGGATAATTCCCGCTGATTTAAAGTTAAGTATTGGTTTAGATCCTTCCCTTGCTGGTGATACAAACGCAGCAAAAAAAGCCATAGAAACCATCAATCGGATTGCAGCCATACCAGCCCAAAATCAAAACCCACCATATCCAAATGGTGTACAGTATATTTTCAGTCGCATGACTAATAGCTATCGACAAAAATTGCAGCAGCAACTTACAGAAAACTTGCCTGTGGTTAACAGTATTGGTTTATTTACTGAAGGCTTGGAACTCGTATCACAATCTTTTGGTGATGCCAAAGAAACAGTAAAAGATGCTGTCCAGCGTTTAGAAACTAAACTCAAATCTTTGCTTGCAGCTCGTATTCTCAAAAAAACCTTGAATACCAATTCATCAGAATTAGATTTGGAAGTTTCTATAAATTTAGTAGATAATCCTAGCCAGATTATAGCTAAAACTGTCACATCACGTAGTAAAAATAATCGTCAAGTTTCAGATAAAATTTATCCGCGTAAGATACCTCTGGAACAACTGTTTCAATTCAAAATCACTAATTATGAATCTGCTCCAGTCTATTGTTCCATCTTATTATTTGATTCTAGTGGTGAATTATCAGTAATATTCCCCTATCAATGGTCAGCACCTGAAGAATCGATGCGATTAGCGCCAAAGCAAACACTAGTAGTTGGTAATCCACAAGAACTCAGGTTACAAGCAATCCAAAAAGGTACTGGAGAAGCATTAATTATTGTCAGTCGCAAACCATTAAAGAATGCTGTCAAAACAATGAAAGCTTTAGCAGCAGAACAAAAACGTGATGCTGAACCAATAGATTTTCCCAGAGGTTCATCTAGAGGCCCAGATGAAGTTATTGGTGATTTGCTTAATGATTTGAGAGATGCGCGTGGTGGTGGTATTACAGCCACACCAGTCAGTAATTCTGATATGGCTACTCTCTCCATCACTTTCGATGTTGGTTAATCGAATATTCTCTTTGTGTTTTTGTGTCTTAGTCCCTGGCTGTCTAATCAGTATTTAAGAGCTTGAAACTCAATCACAGTGAGAAGTTCCTGATGTTGATTGACCAAAGATTGTATTGTGCTAACTGGATTACAATGAAGGCGACGTTTTTGTTGCCGAGGAGCAACTGCGATCGCTAATCTACGACGTTGAGTTTTGTATTCCGCTACAGGTACTTGGCGAATTTGTGCCAGTAACTGTTGTTCAGTTTCAGCTAGGAATAGAACTTGATATTGCCCAAAATCACGCAATTCGGCAGTTGATTTGCGCCCACTAATACGACGCTGATGGCGACGTAAATGGCTAAACATAGCTTCCATTTGGAGATTGTCTGGTGGCAAACCAGGAATATCATAGCAGTGCAACAAGTTAGTCCCGTATTTATCCCATAGTTTTTGTAACTTCTTCAATAGGCAAACTGTGCCGGATGTTGCTGAGGGTCAGGCACAAACTGCTCTAATAAATCTTGTATCTCGCGTCGGACTTGAAAGCTTGTTAAAGGTAATTCTGGATTCTCTATAATATCAATTACATTGTCTGAAGTAGGGCCGGATTTATTAGGGTAGCGCAAGCATTCGGCAATTCGTCGCAGCCAGTTGTGCGCTGCTTCTAAATCTGACGCTACTGCATGACTGTTACTTAAAGCTTGGTCAACCCAAACTGATAACAGGGATAAATAATCTGTATCAATTTTTCGGCATGGTAAACTACGTAGTATCTGTCCAATAGCTGATAGTTGCTGGTAGCCTTCTTTACCACCCCACTGAAAAGGTTTGCGACTAGTGCGATTGACACAATCCCTAATCGCAGCGCGAATTTGAGCTTCAACGGCCACTAACTCTGCGTCTCGTGACATATACGGGATTGCTGAAAAAGGGGGGTAGTATCTGGCTGCTGTTCCGAAATTGGGTCTTGAGGTCTTTCTGAATTCTCTGGGACTTTTGGCAATCCATCTAAATCTGCTTTTAATTGTTGTCGGAGCTTTGTATCTAATGGCAGCACAGATTCACTCAAATTACTTAGGAAGTGTGCCTGACAACGTTGATGTGGTGCATCTGGCCAACTTGAATTCATTGCCGCGATGATTGATTTTTCCCCATCTGACAATGTTGCTAGCACTTTATACGGTAATTCCTGATATGGTTGCAGCCACTCAATTAACCGTTGTGCTTGTGCCTGTGGTAACTGAATTCCACTTACTGCTGTACCACTTAATACTTCATATAATACGTATAACAAAGTCCCGTGACCCTCTGGCTGTAAGGCATCTATTGCCCAAATCAAGCCACCATGAAGGACGGCTGTAGCAGCTAATTTCTCCTGGGTATGTGCTATCGCTCCACCCAACAGTGCCAGAAATTGACGGTATAACTTACCTACATTACTCTCGTTAATGAACACACCACGTTGGTTTAATGAGCGTTGAATTTCTACCAACTGTTGATGCTCATGCTCATGTTGCCAACCGATACATGCCAGCACATCTAATCCGTAAGTGCTTTGAGGTAAACTATATTTTAGTACACCATATGCTAAGTAGTGTTGACCAAAATATTCACATTCAGCGTTAGCACATTCTTTTCCCTTTCCTGCCACAAACACTGCTCCGTTTAGCGTTTGAATCGTTTTTCGCATATGCCAAGATGGAAGGCTAATTAATTTTCTGTCGCAATGTATACACGAATTTAGCTCACATTTCACAATTATTCGTTTGG
Above is a window of Nostoc sp. UHCC 0702 DNA encoding:
- a CDS encoding DUF1822 family protein, whose translation is MYSLSDATNDFFEINQTGEIINLESEYFTQALLTSQNYPVQSKQWQIYLQFLAFLAVNEWLEKREPTFSINQAEFLAWQSQYTYVNDTAFNVSLGNFKVCIIPVISISQEEVTVCEEVVVPRAMIDLPEFNSHFYIVIGIEEEIEVATIKGFLRYDELVEYKPELQPELDWNYHLPLTWFHNDCHELLLDLQCLSPTAITLPEIPSDRQNILATIQSELLNLLPQLHHRPLWQVLTWEQGIALLTTPDLLNWLYQSLQENTPASTKHLSDLLQILTQQAVNVRAWLNNQIDEVIQGLTWQVLAPPSPLLATTQTPEQELDNILTNIQSAYEINIPEFAGRAYREFSLENRLRLYAVTWQLPEENQSWSLLLILKTVSSNQPTSTFTLRVSDQTSILAEEQLQPSQQQQYIFTLLEGSYHDKFLAKIISSNGQIQTLPPLEFSRK
- a CDS encoding CHASE2 domain-containing protein, which translates into the protein MKRTTFHLHVTKIKTVCQFELQTQGQKITEQIDYPASLTKSYEDWQKAYLNYYRHLRDKKTLNHLQRQELTDAHLRGWKAINKNLRGKKLISGGGNTPVDYNRQLRDTETQLLHEFQRWLLSPDLVNIRSEIANAARKLSNENQSVEVFLTCTPVELARLPWETWQIGTDLGIPEKIHIYRTPATIRNQPVHYVHRKIRILAIIGYDTHLNFETDKQEVESLKSIAEVKFVGWNTEATKVLNQANAIELKTQIFHAINDQRGWDVLFFAGHSNETILTGGELGIAPNVSLAIQDIQEALKKAQQRGLQFAIFNSCSGINIAESLINLGLSQVIVMREPIHNQVARKFLMQFLHSLAEYKDVYEALLDACQYLKQQVTRFSFPSAYLIPSLYRHPDAELFRIKPFGFRSLIKRWFPTRQEIKWLSVLLFISLLPPLQDFLLEPRILLQAVYRQLSFQVPQKVDAPIVLLQIDNKSLKQDNIEQRSPLDYSYLAKLIQKLSESNAKLIGIDYVLNETDIQPENTQKLSQTIRDAINKKTWFIFAYDNDTDFKEDKASEQVVSYKWRIDGDIRFLPGYVELLPNNSNVLPFSYIIYLSYLLNQSNSPNIPQPDLQNSTPFQNSIWEYLNNNNTTFWQRDRLLPITLSSQKFLQEWFRPILDFSIPPDRAYNKISACELLNSCSTSKMNLLKNLDQQIVILAPGGYREAGVTKQGEDNQSKPLAIAFWNGWGNGKFTGGEAHAYMVHHLLKQRLVIPVPDFLMILLAALLAKSITVIVLGNPSYRKRLIINLWVGVGIYVIISLQVYFSAAILLPWFLPTVTFWHYIRSALRRNSSG
- a CDS encoding DUF928 domain-containing protein, coding for MGKLNLSKLAWGNILIITLLTVLPTQATIRPRSQNLLTTEINHHYLAFSWGNIFQTLRRRKVPGGGKPGNSVCTIAPQRLVEPNLQSKHNPGEILDIWSVNPVFIWYSKRSNIKQIELLQAQTKEVLWSQEIKPGQTSIIYNGKPLQPGETYLWKLYVPFAVEQTPKFKILELAERSKITNELQQLVAQLKSQRANAESITLKRASYFAEKGMWSDALQEIYAVPNPSLQLKQIKQEIPSAEYCQELDTAKKVVVGN
- a CDS encoding CHAT domain-containing protein, encoding MQLKKIFILAIATFITTFLHSSINFKGLTPVEQVLAQTPADRKAEADRLYQQGDQQIQIGQPKAALQFFQQALVIYQKIGDRNGEALSLNYIAIVERARGDYTQALNFYNQALNIFRELGDRLNEGTALNNIGKVYEGLGQYPQALDFYQQALAIRRQVGDKSGEAFTLNDLGFINTSLGQYPQALNFWQQSLDIFRQIGNQRQEASTLNSIGFYYRTIDQYPKAIDYYQQAFVIFKKLGIRRGEAAYFNNIGDFHRYQGEYSQAQELFQQALAIFKEVGDRTGEGVALSNIGRVYNHQDQFPQALKFFGEALAIFKEVGDKVGEARTLRYIGSTFYQSGKFVEAEKTLRDGIELLESLRPRLSDANKISIFETQTITYQLLQKVLIAQNKNNEALEISERGRARAFVQLLQSRLSPSLQSDENIPKVKTEGIQKNAKAQNAIFVQYSIITDEFKFAGTQQSKESELYIWVIKPTGEVTFRKVDLKPLWQKQNTSLKDLITTTRTSLGIDDKSRNLFDVKIVNPQDEKIQKQSLKTLHKLLIQPIANLLPTDPNQRVVFVPQGDLFLVPFPALQDEKDKYLIEKHTILTSPAIQVLELTRQQRNKVKQASVSEALVVGNPTMPNFAAKIDEKPQKLATLPGAKREAEAIAPILNTKALTGDAATETAIKAKLPQAKIIHLATHGLFDDFQGLQSAIALAPSKQDDGLLTAEEILSLKLNADLVVLSACNTGRGRITGDGVIGLSRSLFIAGTPSVIVSLWSVPDSPTAELMTEFYTNLNQNKLDKAQALRQAMLKIKEQYPNKPLNWAAFTLIGEAE
- a CDS encoding caspase family protein, yielding MIKRRHFIQFASSTFAAFGLSQIDVIQKGNRYAQVLSQTTPRKLALLVGINNYLKNERGDNLKGCVTDVDLQQELLIHRFGFDPKNILRLTSDPADKQPTRKNILEAFEEHLIKQAKPGDVVVFHFSGHGSRLSDPDPIQQCKDDKYNSTLIPADDGENGVTKDIMGRTLFLLISALNTENVTVVLDSCFSGGGTRGNLIIRSANGDNLQPSPEEIAYQQRWIKQLKLDSEQLLNLRCASQRKGIAFAAAKNEQLAADATFDGFSAGAFTYLMTQYLWQQTGSGRNMISQITYSIKSLSGQEPLIDGDESKPVYFINNKVPPTDAVIIKGEGKQATLWLGGVDKESLETFTKGAIFTIINNQGKTSATVKLVSPRRGLIAQAELADNRGINSLKPGMLLQESTRIIPADLKLSIGLDPSLAGDTNAAKKAIETINRIAAIPAQNQNPPYPNGVQYIFSRMTNSYRQKLQQQLTENLPVVNSIGLFTEGLELVSQSFGDAKETVKDAVQRLETKLKSLLAARILKKTLNTNSSELDLEVSINLVDNPSQIIAKTVTSRSKNNRQVSDKIYPRKIPLEQLFQFKITNYESAPVYCSILLFDSSGELSVIFPYQWSAPEESMRLAPKQTLVVGNPQELRLQAIQKGTGEALIIVSRKPLKNAVKTMKALAAEQKRDAEPIDFPRGSSRGPDEVIGDLLNDLRDARGGGITATPVSNSDMATLSITFDVG